One segment of Trichlorobacter ammonificans DNA contains the following:
- a CDS encoding helix-turn-helix transcriptional regulator: MGDQLFLERFIWFDQKVRSSRWPNAGSLAARFETSVKTAQRSISYFRDRLHAPLEYDQSRKGYYYTDPAFQLPVARLSQAELLALLISRKLITEASAGTLGDELGNISSRLGMLLAARLPGRANPEEAFSFRWKGINPTDPVVFQNVTTALLQGTLLSFCYYSPTSSACTMRTVEPHHMVNYLGTWHLIAFCRLRNDWRDFVLGRITLCTVGHDSFDLRPHDQWQPFLANTFGIFQNRKSFNVKLKFSPERSRWVRSELWHEGQTEELLEDGSLILTIPASHEVEIMMEILKHGSHVEVLEPEWLRGKVADEIAAANCRYKH, translated from the coding sequence TTTCTCGAACGGTTCATCTGGTTTGACCAGAAAGTCCGCAGCAGCCGCTGGCCCAATGCCGGCAGCCTTGCCGCGCGTTTCGAAACCTCCGTCAAGACAGCGCAACGCTCCATAAGCTACTTCCGCGACCGCCTGCATGCTCCTCTTGAATACGACCAATCACGCAAAGGCTACTACTATACCGATCCGGCCTTTCAACTGCCGGTAGCCCGGTTGAGCCAGGCTGAACTGCTGGCCCTGCTGATTTCCAGAAAGCTGATTACCGAGGCCTCAGCAGGCACCTTGGGGGATGAGTTGGGTAATATCTCTTCCCGGCTGGGCATGCTGCTGGCCGCCAGGCTGCCGGGGCGGGCCAACCCGGAAGAGGCCTTCAGCTTCCGCTGGAAAGGGATCAACCCCACCGACCCGGTTGTCTTCCAGAATGTCACCACCGCCCTGCTTCAGGGCACACTGCTTTCCTTCTGCTACTACTCCCCCACCTCGTCAGCCTGCACCATGCGCACGGTTGAACCGCACCACATGGTCAACTACCTGGGCACCTGGCACCTGATCGCCTTCTGCCGTCTGCGTAACGACTGGCGGGATTTCGTGCTGGGCAGAATAACCCTCTGCACGGTCGGCCACGACAGTTTTGACCTGCGGCCCCATGACCAGTGGCAGCCGTTTCTGGCCAACACTTTCGGTATCTTCCAGAACCGCAAGAGCTTCAACGTCAAGCTCAAGTTCTCGCCGGAGCGCAGCCGGTGGGTCAGGAGCGAACTCTGGCATGAGGGGCAGACGGAAGAACTGCTGGAAGACGGCAGCCTGATCCTGACCATCCCGGCCTCCCATGAGGTTGAGATCATGATGGAGATACTGAAGCATGGCAGCCATGTGGAGGTGCTGGAGCCGGAGTGGCTGCGAGGAAAGGTGGCGGATGAGATAGCTGCCGCCAACTGCAGATACAAGCACTAA